Proteins encoded together in one Candidatus Bathyarchaeota archaeon window:
- a CDS encoding LLM class flavin-dependent oxidoreductase produces the protein MKISYNMNAISSWFEPDEAIKFSALVEEAGFDALWLGDNLLPTFHSHGHAPQAWIMLTSMAERTKRIPLGVNATVPMFRYHPIVVAHAFATMASLYPRRILLGFGTGEPLNEGHLLERWPPWNERSEILQEALDLITRFWGSPEYFDFNGKYFTAKGIYCYDKPPEPIPLYISALGPNTAYIAGKKGCHLITAGEMERLRGIIFPAFEGGLKASNKDPREFEKAVCLDIGFGEVEELIARYRMIYAASLTPEGIDEKDPRRLEEIGRNVPEETIKANACLSSSIEEFIELIADIRGIGADHIILNDCSYDPAETIRAFAERVLPYFEEDNKK, from the coding sequence ATGAAGATAAGCTATAATATGAATGCGATATCCTCCTGGTTTGAACCAGATGAAGCAATTAAATTTTCAGCATTAGTGGAGGAAGCTGGATTCGACGCCCTCTGGTTAGGGGATAACCTGCTACCAACCTTCCACAGCCACGGTCACGCACCACAGGCATGGATAATGCTCACCTCAATGGCTGAGAGGACTAAGAGAATCCCTCTAGGGGTTAACGCCACAGTCCCCATGTTCCGGTATCACCCCATAGTGGTAGCCCATGCCTTCGCCACCATGGCCTCACTATATCCTAGGAGAATCCTCCTAGGATTTGGAACGGGCGAGCCCCTAAACGAGGGGCACCTCCTCGAGAGATGGCCCCCATGGAACGAGAGATCCGAGATCCTCCAAGAGGCACTAGACCTCATAACTAGGTTCTGGGGTAGCCCTGAATACTTCGACTTTAACGGCAAGTACTTCACGGCCAAAGGCATATACTGCTACGATAAACCTCCCGAGCCCATCCCGTTGTATATATCCGCCCTGGGACCTAACACCGCCTACATCGCAGGCAAGAAGGGCTGTCACTTAATAACAGCCGGAGAAATGGAACGGCTGAGGGGCATTATCTTCCCAGCCTTTGAGGGGGGATTAAAAGCATCCAACAAGGATCCAAGAGAGTTCGAGAAGGCTGTATGCTTAGATATAGGATTTGGAGAAGTAGAGGAGCTCATAGCCCGGTATAGGATGATCTACGCCGCATCGCTTACCCCAGAGGGCATCGACGAGAAGGATCCTAGAAGGCTGGAGGAGATAGGGAGAAATGTACCTGAGGAAACCATAAAGGCCAATGCTTGCCTTTCCTCGTCGATAGAGGAATTCATAGAATTAATCGCCGATATTAGAGGCATAGGCGCCGATCATATAATATTAAACGATTGCAGCTACGATCCGGCTGAAACGATCAGGGCTTTCGCAGAAAGAGTTCTACCCTACTTCGAAGAAGATAATAAAAAATGA
- a CDS encoding ABC transporter permease yields the protein MALGFLHFLIRRAVTLAFVALLATSATLMLVGGFGVMDRLIVEEIRREARQEVILNPRLQGLPREEIERRIDELAHERILSAGLDKPFYQRIPKYLFQVLTWDFGSAQFLTSDSGSTRVKDIILERLPRTALLFTTGSILSVIVGLAVGLSMGRKPGGLLDRSMTGFAMVSYSLPLWWTGMLMILVFSAQLRILPPGGLVSIPPPEDPILYGLDVLRHMLLPLVTMLLVSFGGMAYVTRNIIVGIFQQDYIFTARARGIPERIVAYKHALRAASPPIITIAGFSIVFSIFGAIISETVFNWKGMGLLFWEAINMQDVPVILGLTYVSIFLYVLLIFILDLTYALLDPRVRAAMERSL from the coding sequence ATGGCTTTGGGCTTCCTCCATTTCCTTATAAGACGCGCGGTTACACTGGCCTTCGTAGCCCTGCTGGCCACCTCAGCGACCCTAATGCTTGTTGGAGGCTTCGGCGTCATGGACAGGCTGATCGTTGAGGAGATTAGACGGGAAGCCAGGCAGGAGGTTATCTTAAACCCGAGGCTTCAGGGATTGCCCAGGGAGGAGATCGAGAGGAGGATAGATGAATTAGCTCATGAGAGGATCCTCAGCGCGGGATTGGACAAGCCCTTCTATCAGAGGATCCCTAAATACCTGTTCCAGGTTCTTACATGGGATTTCGGGTCAGCCCAGTTCTTGACGAGCGACTCAGGATCCACCAGGGTTAAAGACATAATACTTGAGAGGCTTCCCAGGACTGCGTTGCTTTTCACGACCGGCTCGATTCTCTCGGTCATAGTCGGATTAGCTGTCGGCCTCTCCATGGGTAGAAAACCGGGGGGACTCCTGGACAGGTCTATGACGGGCTTCGCCATGGTATCCTATTCCTTACCTTTATGGTGGACTGGGATGCTTATGATACTTGTATTCTCAGCCCAGCTTAGGATCCTGCCCCCAGGGGGCCTCGTGAGCATCCCTCCGCCTGAGGATCCAATCCTATATGGGTTAGATGTGCTCAGACATATGCTCTTGCCCTTGGTAACGATGCTGCTTGTAAGCTTTGGAGGAATGGCTTACGTTACACGGAACATAATCGTTGGGATATTTCAGCAGGATTACATATTCACGGCTAGAGCTAGAGGGATCCCTGAGAGGATAGTGGCGTATAAGCATGCCTTGAGGGCCGCCTCCCCGCCGATAATCACAATAGCGGGGTTCTCGATAGTATTCTCCATCTTTGGAGCCATAATAAGTGAAACGGTCTTCAACTGGAAGGGTATGGGCCTCCTGTTCTGGGAAGCCATAAACATGCAGGATGTACCCGTCATACTTGGGCTGACCTACGTATCAATATTCCTCTACGTCCTCCTGATATTCATCTTAGATTTAACGTACGCCCTTCTAGATCCCAGGGTTAGAGCTGCGATGGAGCGATCCCTATGA
- a CDS encoding MBL fold metallo-hydrolase has translation MSGETSMRIIGMGLGFPSILESCRITIIIDDAPAIYGRLFHKHGLSILIEAISENLKAKILFDAGPSPGMLLHNVRALNLRLDDLDAVVLSHGHYDHTDGLPAVLKYPSRRIPVIVHPEALNPKFAYKPHLTYIGHGLDHPFIADNGGVLTPTRKPITITSGIRTSGEIPLNTSYEKPKGFWKMGGAGLVEDSMTDEQALIIGLKDKGLVVVAGCAHRGIINTVRHAQRIMECKKVHAIIGGFHLSDASDELVHMTIDALKEDVSPDRVYPCHCAGARAIEALREAFGDRCKQLSTGDLIVLT, from the coding sequence ATGTCAGGAGAAACCTCTATGAGAATAATCGGCATGGGGTTAGGATTTCCCTCTATCCTGGAGTCTTGCAGGATTACGATAATAATCGACGATGCTCCCGCCATATACGGGAGACTCTTTCATAAGCATGGGCTTTCAATCCTGATAGAAGCGATTTCGGAGAATTTAAAGGCGAAAATATTGTTTGATGCAGGCCCCTCACCTGGGATGCTTCTTCATAACGTGAGGGCTCTGAACCTGAGGTTAGACGATCTGGATGCAGTGGTGCTGAGCCACGGCCATTACGACCATACGGATGGATTGCCAGCCGTGTTAAAGTATCCCAGCCGTAGGATACCAGTAATAGTACATCCCGAGGCCTTAAATCCTAAATTCGCCTATAAACCGCACCTCACCTATATTGGCCACGGGCTCGATCACCCATTCATCGCAGATAACGGCGGCGTTCTAACGCCTACTAGGAAGCCCATAACCATAACAAGTGGGATTAGAACTAGCGGCGAGATCCCCTTGAATACAAGCTATGAAAAGCCTAAAGGTTTCTGGAAGATGGGAGGCGCTGGGCTCGTGGAAGATTCCATGACAGACGAGCAGGCACTCATAATCGGCCTGAAAGATAAGGGGTTGGTGGTCGTGGCCGGTTGCGCTCATAGAGGCATAATTAACACGGTTAGACACGCCCAACGGATCATGGAATGTAAGAAGGTACATGCCATTATTGGAGGTTTCCACCTCTCCGATGCAAGTGACGAACTTGTCCATATGACCATAGATGCCCTAAAGGAAGATGTCTCACCAGATCGCGTTTATCCATGCCACTGCGCTGGGGCAAGGGCTATAGAAGCGCTGCGCGAAGCATTTGGTGATAGATGTAAACAGCTCAGTACTGGCGACCTGATAGTTCTCACTTGA
- a CDS encoding ABC transporter permease produces the protein MTKTGSLKGILRELVRSGAGIAGLAMILILLALSMYVVALVPIGEMERWNRLDLWLDNPPSTPPRWVTLFTGRSVPETVVVESEGAEAVLLEEASSIYSVESIIRYDFHYDDFPSFLILSISATYHKRQTSIHITWERPDGSRMPLIDYVLPSLDGGPPYIFARIFYLSTDPDVKVRLSSYIYEKTGLIRPIEEIAPEKILFSKIKSGVSLEKAEPLKGLYRLRVSVRGFDERDRLDSVRLSIGGKAHGLMGTDSYRRDLLTGILWGTPTALLVGLLTAIISTSSGLTLGAVSGYYLGRVDEVIQRFTDFMMSIPALPILILLSFLLKPSIWNIILLLALFGWMGVCKVARSMAMQLREEAYVEAARSIGASDTWIILHHIMPQLLPYMFAQAALTVPSAILSEAALSFLGLGDPTIVTWGRILHDAQMAGAAINNYWWWVVTPGILIALVALSFSLLGNALDRILQPKLRR, from the coding sequence ATGACTAAGACGGGGAGCCTTAAGGGGATACTGAGGGAGCTGGTTAGGAGTGGGGCGGGGATCGCGGGCCTAGCCATGATACTCATCCTCCTAGCCCTCTCAATGTACGTCGTAGCCCTAGTTCCTATAGGGGAGATGGAGAGATGGAACAGGCTCGACCTGTGGCTTGACAATCCCCCCTCAACGCCTCCTAGATGGGTGACCCTGTTCACGGGAAGGAGCGTACCCGAAACCGTCGTGGTAGAGTCGGAGGGCGCCGAGGCCGTTTTATTGGAGGAGGCATCCAGCATATACAGTGTAGAATCCATTATAAGATACGATTTCCACTACGATGATTTTCCATCCTTCCTAATCCTATCGATCTCCGCCACGTATCATAAGAGACAAACCTCCATCCACATAACATGGGAGAGACCCGATGGAAGCAGGATGCCCCTGATAGATTACGTGCTTCCAAGCCTCGATGGAGGACCCCCATACATATTTGCCAGGATATTCTACCTATCCACGGATCCGGATGTGAAGGTGCGGCTTTCCAGCTACATATATGAAAAGACCGGGCTAATTAGGCCCATCGAGGAGATAGCACCTGAGAAAATATTATTCTCCAAGATTAAATCCGGGGTTTCTCTTGAGAAGGCCGAGCCCCTCAAGGGCTTATATAGGCTTAGGGTCTCTGTTCGTGGATTCGATGAAAGGGATCGTCTAGACTCAGTTAGGCTTTCGATAGGGGGGAAAGCCCACGGCCTAATGGGTACAGACTCTTATAGGCGCGACTTGCTAACGGGCATCCTATGGGGGACACCTACAGCTCTGCTAGTAGGCCTTTTGACGGCTATTATAAGCACCTCTTCAGGCCTAACGTTAGGTGCTGTAAGCGGATACTATCTCGGGAGGGTGGACGAGGTAATTCAGAGGTTCACGGACTTCATGATGTCCATCCCAGCCCTTCCAATATTAATATTGCTATCCTTCCTGTTAAAGCCCAGCATATGGAACATAATCCTCCTCCTAGCCTTGTTTGGATGGATGGGTGTATGTAAGGTGGCTAGAAGCATGGCTATGCAGCTAAGGGAGGAGGCGTACGTCGAGGCTGCCCGATCCATAGGGGCATCAGATACGTGGATAATACTCCACCATATAATGCCCCAACTCCTACCCTACATGTTCGCCCAAGCCGCGCTCACCGTTCCCTCAGCCATACTCTCCGAGGCAGCTCTAAGTTTCCTAGGTCTAGGGGATCCAACCATCGTGACTTGGGGTAGGATCCTCCACGATGCCCAAATGGCGGGGGCGGCGATCAACAACTACTGGTGGTGGGTTGTAACGCCGGGGATTCTTATAGCACTAGTAGCATTATCCTTCTCCCTCCTAGGAAACGCGTTAGATAGAATCCTCCAGCCTAAGCTCAGGAGGTAA
- the cimA gene encoding citramalate synthase: protein MIEKVEIYDTTLRDGNQAVGVNFSKSDKLKIAKRLDEIGVSSIEGGWPNVTNSSEIEFFREIKREDLKAEIVAFGRTRKPRVSPEEDEDLRILLEAEPDSIIIMGKSWPLHVFRVLETSLDENLRMIQDTVKYLVENGYKPMFDAEHFFDGFKEDKGYALKVLEAAAGAGASKLVLCDTRGASSPLEIYTITREVSRAFNLPIGIHAHNDRGLATANTLFAVLGGASQIQGTINGIGERCGNADLIEVVPNLEFTLDVRTGIDLKKLTQISDYIYEIANIPKDNYKPFVGRFAFSHKGGIHGHAVLKCPTAYEGLDPAIVGNVRNITVSSQAGISNLIAKAGEFGFKLEKGAAETRRILLKIKELEGKGYNFENANASLHLLIAEELGEDLNFFNLVNWRAYVLCDDGRVSAESTVKLRLGDKSLITGAEGNGPVNAFDKALRKALRRQYPELSKVRLVGYRVRELDVEEGTAAAVRVFAEFKAGDLRWSTIGVSSNILKASEEALIDGYRYYLYLEKVRRPGSESARPPSPPPAQF, encoded by the coding sequence TTGATTGAAAAGGTTGAGATCTACGATACCACACTTAGGGATGGAAACCAAGCGGTAGGCGTGAACTTCTCTAAAAGCGATAAGTTGAAGATCGCTAAGAGACTCGATGAAATAGGAGTATCCTCCATAGAGGGGGGATGGCCCAACGTTACGAACTCCTCGGAGATAGAGTTCTTCCGTGAAATTAAAAGAGAGGATTTGAAGGCCGAGATCGTGGCCTTCGGTCGAACAAGAAAACCCCGCGTATCTCCGGAGGAGGATGAGGATCTCAGGATCCTGTTGGAGGCCGAACCGGACTCCATAATCATAATGGGGAAATCTTGGCCCCTCCATGTATTCAGGGTTCTAGAGACGTCTCTCGATGAGAATCTAAGGATGATCCAAGATACCGTGAAATACTTGGTTGAGAACGGCTATAAACCCATGTTCGACGCCGAGCACTTCTTCGATGGCTTTAAGGAGGATAAGGGATACGCCCTGAAGGTGTTAGAGGCAGCGGCTGGGGCGGGGGCCTCTAAACTGGTACTCTGCGATACCAGGGGGGCCTCCTCACCTCTAGAGATCTACACTATTACGAGGGAGGTATCAAGGGCCTTTAACCTTCCGATAGGGATCCACGCCCACAACGATAGAGGGCTGGCCACCGCGAATACCTTATTTGCGGTCTTAGGGGGTGCCAGCCAGATCCAGGGTACAATAAACGGTATAGGCGAGAGATGCGGCAACGCTGACTTGATCGAGGTGGTACCTAACCTGGAATTTACATTGGACGTTAGAACCGGGATAGATCTTAAAAAGCTCACTCAGATCTCAGATTACATATACGAGATAGCTAATATACCCAAGGACAATTATAAACCCTTCGTTGGAAGGTTCGCTTTCTCGCATAAGGGGGGCATCCATGGGCATGCGGTCTTAAAATGCCCCACGGCCTATGAGGGGCTGGATCCGGCCATCGTAGGCAACGTGCGTAACATAACTGTTTCATCACAGGCAGGCATCTCAAACCTCATAGCTAAAGCGGGGGAGTTCGGATTTAAACTGGAGAAGGGTGCGGCCGAAACCAGGAGAATACTATTAAAGATAAAGGAGCTGGAGGGGAAAGGATATAACTTTGAAAATGCAAATGCAAGCCTTCATCTCCTAATCGCCGAGGAGCTGGGGGAGGACTTAAACTTCTTTAACCTGGTGAACTGGAGGGCCTACGTCCTATGCGACGATGGAAGGGTCTCGGCCGAGAGCACGGTTAAACTCAGGCTAGGGGACAAAAGCCTGATCACGGGCGCTGAGGGTAATGGCCCTGTAAATGCTTTCGACAAAGCCTTAAGGAAGGCTTTGAGGAGGCAGTATCCCGAGCTTTCAAAGGTCAGGCTCGTGGGCTATAGGGTCCGCGAGCTGGACGTGGAAGAGGGGACAGCGGCTGCTGTGAGGGTATTCGCGGAGTTTAAGGCTGGAGACCTAAGATGGTCCACCATAGGGGTATCGTCGAATATATTGAAGGCCAGCGAAGAAGCCTTGATAGATGGATATAGATACTACCTTTACTTGGAGAAGGTTAGGAGGCCTGGCTCAGAATCAGCTCGGCCACCTTCTCCCCCACCTGCCCAGTTTTAA
- a CDS encoding glycosyltransferase, which produces MGRLDPCRGVRYLLEAIPLIAERVRDVEFMVIGSPRYDSPVIGELIKKPEVKRSLIFTGYVDDKESPYFYALRDVFYFTSLWEGFGLPPAEAQACGKPVVAFNNCALPEVAANGISGILVPPRDSKALGEAVAWLLQDDHERMGMGDIARRRAEKPFRWDNTAEETMSLRGLLSPSRILAYPPPPHGSAQL; this is translated from the coding sequence GTGGGGAGGCTGGATCCATGTAGAGGGGTTCGATACCTGCTTGAAGCAATTCCCCTCATCGCCGAAAGGGTGAGGGATGTAGAATTCATGGTGATAGGATCGCCTAGATACGATTCCCCGGTAATAGGTGAGCTCATTAAGAAACCTGAGGTTAAGAGATCATTGATATTCACGGGATACGTAGACGATAAAGAATCACCGTACTTCTACGCCCTACGCGACGTCTTCTATTTTACAAGTCTATGGGAAGGATTCGGATTGCCACCCGCCGAGGCGCAGGCCTGTGGGAAGCCTGTGGTAGCCTTCAACAACTGCGCCCTTCCCGAGGTCGCCGCCAACGGTATATCAGGGATACTGGTACCTCCGAGGGACTCTAAGGCCTTGGGAGAAGCCGTGGCATGGCTACTCCAAGACGATCATGAAAGGATGGGGATGGGGGATATTGCTCGAAGGAGGGCTGAGAAACCCTTCCGATGGGATAATACAGCTGAAGAAACCATGAGTCTACGAGGCCTGCTTAGCCCATCCAGGATCTTAGCCTATCCTCCGCCGCCCCATGGATCAGCGCAGCTC
- the dcd gene encoding dCTP deaminase, protein MAEMLLSDEDIRLRVMNRSLVIEPFKDELVKPAGYDLRCGESLDIAPEEHRLTFTLERIGVPLDLAGILHLRSSFVREGLIGGLSLVDPGFKGQLTIALYNAGDAIISISRGEPFIQASFIELSRSASRGYSGKYQYSEGVTLSLR, encoded by the coding sequence TTGGCTGAAATGTTATTGTCTGACGAAGATATTAGGTTAAGGGTTATGAATAGGTCTTTGGTAATCGAACCATTTAAAGATGAATTAGTTAAGCCTGCGGGTTACGATCTCCGGTGCGGTGAATCCCTTGATATAGCGCCTGAGGAGCATCGCCTAACTTTTACTCTTGAGCGAATTGGAGTTCCGTTAGATTTGGCTGGTATACTTCATTTACGTTCGTCCTTCGTCAGGGAAGGCCTCATAGGCGGCCTATCTTTAGTGGATCCGGGGTTTAAAGGTCAGTTAACTATAGCATTATATAACGCGGGGGATGCAATTATTAGTATTTCGAGGGGGGAGCCGTTCATACAGGCATCCTTCATTGAGCTCTCCAGGTCGGCTTCTAGGGGTTACAGTGGAAAGTATCAATATAGCGAGGGAGTTACATTAAGCCTTAGGTGA
- the mtnA gene encoding S-methyl-5-thioribose-1-phosphate isomerase — MGLPPTVEWQEGCVALIDQRKLPLKLKIVKLKTPEEVAKAIRCMMVRGAPAIGVAAAMGLALAANKCRRLRRDAALRRIRKSYELLSSTRPTAVNLFWALDRVMERINSVEGGGEEIAEAAIREANLIAEEDLEVNRRVARIGSALIMDGDTILTHCNAGALATVGYGTALGVVRGAMESGKSVKVIATETRPLLQGSRLTTFELLMDGIPVTLITDNMVGYVMAKDLVDKVIVGADRILASGHVVNKIGTLSIALISHSFGIPFYVAAPTSSFDLKKSLEEIVIEERNGDEIRKIQGKQIAPSDVPVLNPAFDVTPPALISGIITEEGVVGPPYTESIPAMIRGIRGRITS; from the coding sequence ATGGGCCTTCCTCCAACCGTCGAATGGCAGGAGGGATGCGTGGCCTTAATCGATCAGAGGAAGCTCCCCTTAAAGCTCAAGATCGTTAAGCTTAAGACACCCGAGGAGGTGGCGAAGGCTATCCGATGCATGATGGTGAGAGGTGCCCCCGCTATAGGGGTCGCCGCAGCGATGGGTTTAGCGTTAGCGGCCAATAAATGTAGGAGGCTTAGGCGGGATGCCGCTTTAAGGCGTATCAGGAAATCCTATGAGCTCCTAAGCTCGACGAGGCCTACCGCGGTCAACTTGTTCTGGGCTTTAGACCGCGTCATGGAAAGGATCAACTCGGTAGAGGGTGGAGGCGAAGAGATAGCTGAAGCTGCCATCCGTGAGGCTAACCTGATAGCAGAAGAGGATTTAGAGGTCAATAGGAGGGTGGCTCGAATAGGCTCAGCCTTGATAATGGATGGGGACACCATCCTGACCCACTGTAACGCTGGCGCCTTAGCCACCGTAGGGTACGGTACAGCTTTAGGAGTGGTTAGAGGAGCTATGGAGTCGGGTAAATCCGTGAAGGTTATAGCCACGGAGACAAGGCCCTTGCTTCAAGGCTCCAGGCTGACGACTTTCGAGTTACTGATGGATGGGATCCCAGTAACTCTTATCACGGATAATATGGTAGGCTACGTTATGGCGAAGGATTTAGTGGATAAAGTGATCGTGGGAGCGGATAGAATATTAGCCTCAGGCCACGTCGTAAATAAGATCGGAACTTTGTCAATAGCCTTAATATCCCATAGTTTCGGTATTCCATTCTACGTGGCCGCGCCAACATCGAGCTTCGACCTTAAGAAATCCTTGGAGGAGATCGTAATAGAGGAGAGGAATGGCGATGAGATACGTAAAATACAGGGTAAGCAGATTGCTCCTTCAGATGTGCCCGTGCTTAATCCTGCATTCGATGTGACGCCTCCAGCGCTAATCTCGGGTATAATAACCGAGGAGGGCGTAGTCGGTCCGCCCTACACGGAGTCAATACCTGCCATGATCAGAGGGATACGAGGAAGAATTACCAGTTAG
- the hisS gene encoding histidine--tRNA ligase has protein sequence MPGRFILPRGMHDIYPEEMAERLWLYDRILHVMRRYGFKLVEPTPIEALETLEAKSGPAIRDEIYHFKDKAGRDLGLRFDLTVGMTRMVAVRSDLPEPFKICAISGMWRYDEPQFARYRYFHQWDAEIYGSEHPLADAEIIALSIDVLDEVGLRNHELLISSRPLVEGYIESLGIKDRNIREEILRSIDKMRRASQPGLVEKLQPLTLPKESLESITNFVSLRGAPDKILNELSSLRCKSLSYNRGLEALSSLIEYLEWYGKLDRCILDMSIVRGIDYYDGIVFEAYDKGGEEVGAILGGGRYDCLGRIYGKKMLPATGVAGGIERMLISLRREKLIPAGVSQNPKVFVAAVNDEVRGEAVALASKIRGEEIPCEIDLKNRSLKRQLEYAEAIRASYTVIVGPKELSRGRVKVRDMERRMEEELTIPSLMEYLKEK, from the coding sequence ATGCCGGGAAGGTTCATTCTCCCCAGGGGTATGCACGATATTTACCCGGAGGAGATGGCGGAGAGGCTATGGCTATACGATAGGATACTTCACGTAATGAGGAGGTACGGATTCAAGCTCGTCGAGCCCACTCCGATCGAGGCCCTTGAGACATTGGAGGCGAAGAGCGGCCCAGCCATAAGGGATGAGATTTACCACTTCAAGGACAAGGCGGGCCGCGACTTGGGTTTAAGGTTCGACCTCACCGTTGGCATGACTAGAATGGTAGCCGTTCGATCAGACCTGCCTGAACCATTCAAGATATGCGCTATATCGGGCATGTGGAGATATGATGAGCCCCAATTCGCTAGGTATAGGTATTTCCATCAATGGGATGCTGAAATTTATGGATCAGAACATCCTCTAGCCGACGCTGAGATAATCGCGTTAAGCATAGATGTTCTAGATGAGGTGGGATTAAGGAATCATGAACTCTTAATTAGCAGCAGACCCCTCGTTGAAGGATATATAGAGTCTCTAGGGATAAAGGACAGGAACATTAGGGAGGAGATCCTCAGATCAATAGATAAGATGAGGAGGGCCTCCCAGCCTGGACTCGTTGAGAAGCTTCAACCTCTAACGTTACCCAAGGAGAGCTTGGAATCAATCACCAACTTCGTATCGCTGAGGGGCGCCCCAGATAAGATTCTGAATGAATTATCCTCCCTTAGATGCAAATCATTGTCTTATAATAGGGGATTGGAAGCTCTGAGCAGCCTGATCGAATATTTAGAGTGGTATGGGAAACTTGACAGATGCATCTTGGACATGAGCATAGTTAGAGGCATAGACTATTACGATGGGATAGTGTTCGAGGCCTATGATAAGGGGGGCGAAGAGGTGGGGGCCATACTAGGTGGAGGCAGGTATGACTGTCTGGGAAGAATCTATGGTAAAAAGATGCTCCCCGCGACCGGAGTGGCTGGTGGAATCGAACGCATGTTGATATCCCTTAGAAGGGAGAAGCTAATCCCAGCGGGCGTGTCTCAGAACCCAAAGGTGTTCGTAGCTGCCGTGAATGATGAGGTTAGAGGCGAAGCGGTGGCGTTAGCATCTAAAATTAGGGGAGAAGAGATTCCATGCGAAATAGATCTCAAGAATAGGAGTCTGAAAAGGCAACTAGAATATGCGGAGGCGATTAGGGCCTCGTATACGGTGATAGTGGGGCCTAAAGAGCTTAGCAGGGGAAGGGTTAAGGTCCGGGACATGGAAAGGCGGATGGAAGAAGAGTTAACGATACCCTCCTTGATGGAGTATCTCAAGGAAAAATAG
- a CDS encoding helix-turn-helix domain-containing protein — protein MSNASRILDLKYKLMTIELLNLAKNYYTYRELSQMIGLPETVLSRYVKGHVLPTIERAEAMNNVLQRILRLDDELRKRIQLDDYGYFDNTKIIGDTLFLERAVQYAVDKFAGKRITKVLTAAVDGIPLSTLLAHRLGVKLVIAKKEREVGVREFLEEMYILPGSGVTVSLYVPRGIIRKNDSILIVDDVIDSGEAQSALIKIVERARGEVTGIFALISIGDGWKRLAEQGQYQVEAVLNIQPKGRGT, from the coding sequence ATGAGCAATGCTTCAAGGATACTCGACTTAAAGTACAAGCTCATGACTATAGAACTGCTTAATTTAGCAAAGAATTACTATACCTACAGGGAATTGTCCCAGATGATAGGATTACCAGAGACCGTTCTGAGCCGTTATGTGAAAGGACACGTCCTGCCTACTATTGAGAGGGCTGAGGCTATGAACAACGTGCTCCAAAGGATACTCCGCCTAGACGATGAATTAAGGAAGAGAATCCAGCTGGATGATTACGGATACTTTGACAACACGAAGATAATAGGGGATACCCTATTCCTCGAGAGAGCCGTGCAATACGCCGTGGATAAGTTCGCAGGCAAACGTATAACGAAGGTCTTAACGGCGGCTGTGGACGGCATCCCCCTCTCCACTCTGTTAGCTCACCGCCTAGGTGTAAAGCTGGTGATAGCAAAGAAGGAGCGGGAAGTAGGGGTGAGAGAGTTTTTGGAGGAAATGTACATCCTTCCGGGGAGCGGTGTTACGGTAAGTCTCTATGTACCCAGAGGCATTATAAGAAAGAATGATTCCATCCTCATCGTAGATGATGTGATAGATAGCGGAGAAGCCCAGAGCGCCTTGATTAAGATCGTGGAGAGGGCTCGAGGAGAGGTCACGGGGATATTCGCCCTTATCTCGATAGGCGACGGCTGGAAGAGGCTCGCCGAACAGGGCCAATACCAAGTCGAGGCCGTCCTCAATATACAGCCCAAAGGCAGGGGGACCTAA